The Romeriopsis navalis LEGE 11480 genome contains a region encoding:
- a CDS encoding elongation factor G has product MADRRSAGSRSIAIVGPYLSGKTTLLESLLSVTGATTRKGSIKEHNTIGDASAEARDRQMTVEVNSATVEYEGLRWNFLDCPGSIELAQETYNALIGVDAVVVVCEPVVDRVLNLSPLFNFLDEWEIPHLIFLNKMDRADVDFMQVLHALAAVSSRPLIPHQYPIGHGHKLKGFIDLVTEDAFQYHSGACADPIPFPEELQVEEKSARQEMLETLADFDDKLLEELLEDIPPPQDEILQDLKMELGADLIVPVFFGVAEEDYGVRPLMEALLREAPDPSATAERRGLNDADNQPIAQVLKTYYTPQGGKLSLVRVWQGQIEDGMTLNDVRVGGMYRLMGQQHQSVLRAGAGELVALARMDQVKTGDVLTAHAPAPDLPVARMIPQVYAKAIEADNRKDEVKLTSVLGKLLEEDPGLRWEQQGDTHEIVLWGQGDIHLQVALSRLQRKYNLPMTTHQPKIPYRESIRRTTSVHGRYKHQTGGHGQFGDVFLDIQPRERGAGFQFTQKIVGGVVPKQYIPGVEAGVRDYLARGPMGFPVVDIAVTLTNGSYHSVDSSEQAFKQAARIAMQEGMPRCKPVLLEPILNIKIAVPNDFTSKILRLVSGRRGQILGYDAKAAWSGWDEVVAQLPQAEMHDLIVELRSLTLGVGSFEWTYDHLQEVPERFTTQVLQAAWNTK; this is encoded by the coding sequence ATGGCCGACAGAAGATCAGCGGGTTCCCGTAGCATTGCTATCGTGGGACCCTACTTGAGTGGTAAAACGACACTCCTAGAAAGTCTCTTATCCGTTACCGGTGCCACAACCCGCAAGGGCAGTATTAAAGAACATAATACGATTGGTGATGCTTCGGCCGAAGCGCGCGATCGCCAAATGACAGTTGAAGTGAATAGCGCCACGGTCGAATATGAAGGCCTGCGCTGGAATTTTCTCGATTGCCCCGGCTCAATTGAATTGGCCCAAGAAACCTACAATGCGCTGATTGGTGTGGATGCCGTTGTGGTGGTTTGTGAGCCGGTCGTTGACCGAGTGCTCAATCTTTCTCCCCTCTTTAATTTCCTCGATGAATGGGAAATTCCCCATCTGATCTTCTTAAACAAAATGGATCGGGCTGACGTGGACTTTATGCAGGTGCTCCACGCCCTCGCCGCTGTTTCCAGCCGTCCGCTCATTCCCCATCAATACCCGATCGGCCATGGTCACAAACTCAAAGGCTTTATTGACCTGGTGACTGAAGATGCGTTCCAATACCATTCCGGTGCCTGCGCTGATCCAATTCCTTTTCCTGAAGAGCTGCAAGTTGAAGAGAAAAGCGCGCGCCAGGAAATGCTCGAAACCCTCGCCGACTTTGACGATAAGCTGCTTGAAGAGCTCCTCGAAGATATTCCGCCCCCCCAGGATGAAATTCTCCAAGATCTGAAGATGGAGTTGGGGGCCGATCTGATTGTGCCAGTGTTCTTTGGTGTGGCCGAGGAAGACTATGGTGTGCGGCCTTTGATGGAGGCCTTATTGCGGGAAGCCCCTGACCCCAGTGCCACAGCGGAACGGCGCGGTTTGAATGATGCGGATAATCAGCCGATCGCCCAGGTGCTGAAGACTTACTATACGCCCCAAGGGGGCAAGCTCTCCCTGGTGCGGGTATGGCAGGGCCAAATTGAAGATGGAATGACCCTGAATGACGTGCGGGTCGGTGGAATGTATCGCTTGATGGGACAACAACATCAAAGTGTGCTCCGTGCGGGTGCGGGGGAACTGGTGGCCTTAGCCCGGATGGATCAGGTCAAGACGGGTGATGTGTTAACGGCGCATGCGCCGGCTCCAGATTTGCCGGTGGCCCGAATGATTCCGCAAGTTTATGCGAAGGCGATCGAAGCTGATAATCGCAAGGATGAAGTGAAGCTGACATCGGTGCTGGGCAAACTGCTGGAAGAAGATCCGGGTTTGCGTTGGGAGCAGCAGGGCGATACCCATGAGATTGTGCTTTGGGGGCAAGGCGATATTCACTTGCAAGTGGCATTGTCCCGGTTGCAGCGGAAATACAACTTGCCCATGACGACCCACCAACCGAAGATTCCCTATCGCGAATCAATTCGGCGCACTACCTCGGTGCATGGTCGCTATAAGCACCAGACGGGGGGGCATGGTCAATTTGGCGATGTCTTCCTCGATATCCAACCGCGCGAGCGTGGTGCGGGTTTCCAATTCACCCAAAAAATTGTTGGGGGAGTGGTGCCGAAGCAGTATATTCCCGGTGTGGAAGCCGGGGTGCGTGACTATCTGGCCCGGGGGCCGATGGGTTTCCCGGTCGTGGACATTGCGGTGACCTTAACGAATGGTTCCTATCACAGTGTCGATAGTTCGGAACAAGCCTTTAAGCAAGCGGCGCGGATTGCGATGCAGGAGGGGATGCCCCGCTGTAAGCCGGTCTTGCTTGAGCCAATTTTGAATATCAAGATTGCGGTCCCGAATGATTTCACCTCGAAGATTCTGCGCTTGGTCAGCGGTCGACGGGGGCAAATTCTGGGGTATGACGCGAAAGCCGCTTGGAGTGGCTGGGATGAGGTGGTTGCCCAATTACCTCAAGCGGAAATGCATGATCTGATTGTGGAATTGCGATCGCTCACCCTCGGTGTTGGTTCCTTTGAGTGGACTTATGATCACCTTCAGGAAGTGCCGGAGCGGTTTACCACTCAGGTGTTGCAAGCGGCTTGGAATACGAAGTGA
- a CDS encoding glycerol-3-phosphate acyltransferase — MNPTLANVLLLVAAYFLGAFPTGYLLCKSLKGIDIRTVGSGSTGATNVLRTLGKPAGITVFVIDVLKGVAAILLARAFAVPDGFGSPDVVIVLAGLLGVIGHSKPIWLGFKGGKSVAIGLGIILAMDWRVGLSAFGIFLLSLALTRIVSVSSIAAAAGLMILMVVF, encoded by the coding sequence ATGAATCCGACGTTAGCGAATGTCCTGTTATTGGTGGCAGCTTACTTTCTGGGGGCGTTTCCCACGGGCTATCTGCTCTGCAAATCGCTTAAAGGCATCGATATTCGGACGGTTGGATCAGGTTCGACGGGGGCAACGAATGTGTTGCGGACGCTGGGCAAACCGGCAGGTATCACGGTCTTTGTGATTGATGTGCTCAAAGGTGTCGCGGCAATTCTGCTTGCCCGGGCGTTCGCTGTGCCGGATGGCTTTGGATCACCGGACGTTGTGATTGTGCTGGCCGGATTGCTTGGTGTGATTGGTCATAGCAAGCCGATATGGCTCGGGTTTAAAGGCGGTAAATCGGTGGCGATCGGCCTTGGGATTATCTTGGCAATGGATTGGCGCGTTGGTTTGAGTGCGTTTGGGATTTTTCTTTTATCGTTAGCCTTGACTCGGATTGTCTCGGTAAGTTCGATCGCGGCGGCCGCGGGGTTGATGATTTTGATGGTTGTATTC